One region of Kytococcus sedentarius DSM 20547 genomic DNA includes:
- a CDS encoding UDP-glucose dehydrogenase family protein — MRVAVIGTGYLGAVHAAGMAQLGFQTVGVDVDQAKVDRLQAGTSPFYEPDFEPILAEQVASGRLRFTTDFSQISDADVVFIGVGTPQKADSHAADLTYIDAAIASITPHLKDGALVAGKSTVPVGTAQRLAEYIAEHTADGVTAELAWNPEFLREGFAVQDTLHPDRLVFGVTSDRAESILREVYARTIEQDGTPVVVTDLPTAELVKVAANSFLATKISFINAMAEICEFAGADVTKLADAIGHDDRIGRKFLNAGVGFGGGCLPKDIRAFSARAGELGAGHALEFLAEIDKINSRRRDHVVELAKQELGGDLRDRKVAVLGASFKPNSDDVRDSPALAVAGALHLAGADVRVYDPKGMENAAKVYPPLTYADSAEAAIADAELVVHLTEWQEFKDLDPAVLVETVGTPTIIDGRNALDPVAWRAAGWTYIGLGRP, encoded by the coding sequence ATGCGCGTTGCAGTGATCGGTACCGGTTACCTGGGGGCGGTGCACGCCGCCGGGATGGCCCAGTTGGGCTTCCAGACGGTGGGCGTGGACGTGGACCAGGCCAAGGTGGATCGGCTGCAGGCCGGGACCAGCCCGTTCTACGAGCCGGACTTCGAGCCGATCCTGGCTGAGCAGGTGGCTTCGGGCAGGTTGCGGTTCACGACCGACTTCTCGCAGATCTCGGATGCGGACGTGGTGTTCATCGGGGTGGGGACGCCGCAGAAGGCCGACTCGCACGCGGCGGACCTGACGTACATCGACGCGGCGATCGCCTCGATCACCCCGCACCTGAAGGACGGTGCGCTGGTGGCGGGTAAGTCGACGGTGCCGGTGGGCACGGCGCAGCGGTTGGCCGAGTACATCGCCGAGCACACCGCCGATGGGGTGACGGCCGAGCTGGCGTGGAACCCGGAGTTCCTGCGTGAGGGCTTCGCCGTGCAGGACACGCTGCACCCCGACCGGTTGGTGTTCGGTGTGACCAGTGACCGGGCGGAGTCGATCCTGCGGGAGGTGTACGCCCGCACCATCGAGCAGGACGGCACGCCGGTGGTGGTCACCGACCTGCCGACCGCCGAGCTGGTGAAGGTGGCGGCGAACAGCTTCTTGGCCACGAAGATCTCGTTCATCAACGCGATGGCCGAGATCTGTGAGTTCGCCGGGGCGGACGTGACGAAGCTGGCTGACGCGATCGGGCACGACGACCGCATCGGTCGCAAGTTCCTCAATGCCGGGGTCGGTTTCGGCGGCGGCTGCCTGCCCAAGGACATCCGCGCCTTCTCCGCCCGCGCCGGGGAGCTCGGTGCCGGCCACGCGCTGGAGTTCCTCGCCGAGATCGACAAGATCAACTCGCGCCGACGCGATCACGTGGTGGAGCTGGCCAAGCAGGAGCTGGGTGGTGACCTGCGGGATCGCAAGGTGGCCGTGCTGGGTGCGAGCTTCAAGCCGAACTCCGACGACGTGCGTGACTCCCCGGCGTTGGCGGTGGCCGGGGCGTTGCACCTGGCCGGTGCGGACGTGCGCGTGTACGACCCCAAGGGCATGGAGAACGCCGCGAAGGTGTACCCGCCGCTGACCTATGCGGACTCCGCCGAGGCGGCGATCGCCGACGCCGAGCTGGTGGTACACCTGACCGAGTGGCAGGAGTTCAAGGACCTAGACCCCGCGGTGTTGGTCGAGACCGTGGGCACGCCGACCATCATCGACGGGCGCAACGCGCTGGACCCGGTGGCCTGGCGGGCCGCGGGGTGGACCTACATCGGTCTGGGTCGCCCCTGA
- a CDS encoding biotin/lipoyl-binding carrier protein produces the protein MSQQILSELVANVAAVHVTVGQQVEAGTEVALLESMKMEIPVLAEAPGTVEAVHIAPGDLVQEGDSLIVLSD, from the coding sequence ATGAGCCAGCAGATCCTCTCCGAACTCGTGGCGAACGTGGCCGCCGTGCACGTGACCGTCGGCCAGCAGGTCGAGGCCGGGACGGAGGTGGCGCTCCTGGAGTCCATGAAGATGGAGATCCCGGTGCTGGCCGAGGCCCCCGGCACCGTCGAGGCCGTCCACATCGCCCCCGGTGACCTGGTGCAGGAGGGCGACTCCCTCATCGTCCTGAGCGACTGA